A region from the Eleginops maclovinus isolate JMC-PN-2008 ecotype Puerto Natales chromosome 17, JC_Emac_rtc_rv5, whole genome shotgun sequence genome encodes:
- the LOC134879322 gene encoding uncharacterized protein LOC134879322 isoform X1, protein MFFPRYRALISGQFTLFSLSSFCSSSCSHTVAAPPRRKFFARKSSLDTRTNRDTDNRRVMPSNVEIKAKVSNPMQFAKRASELSQSEGTIIRQHDTFFNCTQGRLKLRDFMNESGQLIFYERPDTEGPKLSRYSISPTSDPPSLRTVLSDALGVKGEVCKERRLFLIGQTRVHLDAVEGLGDYMELEVVMRPEQTVEDGQKVAEELMQQLGVSKQSLVMGAYMDLLLKGHTDT, encoded by the exons atgtttttccccCGGTATAGAGCACTGATCTCCGGTCAGTTTACTCTCTTCTCCTTGTCCTCTTTCTGTTCATCCAGCTGTTCTCACACCGTTGCTGCTCCGCCCCGGAGGAAGTTTTTCGCGCGAAAATCCAGTTTGGACACCCGGACAAACAGAGACACGGATAACAG AAGAGTGATGCCATCTAACGTGGAGATCAAAGCTAAAGTGAGCAACCCCATGCAATTTGCCAAGAGGGCCTCGgagctcagccaatcagagggcaCGATCATCAGGCAGCATGACACTTTCTTCAACTGCACCCAAGGACGCCTAAAGCTGCGGGACTTCATG AACGAGTCCGGTCAGCTGATCTTCTACGAGCGCCCCGACACCGAGGGACCCAAACTGTCCCGTTACTCCATCAGCCCGACCAGCGACCCCCCCTCTCTCAGG ACAGTCTTGTCAGACGCTCTCGGGGTCAAGGGGGAGGTGTGTAAAGAGCGACGGCTGTTCCTGATTGGTCAGACCAGAGTACATCTGGATGCAGTGGAGGGGCTTGGAGACTACATGGAGCTggag gtgGTGATGCGTCCAGAGCAGACCGTAGAGGACGGACAGAAG GTGGCGGAGGAGCTGATGCAGCAGCTCGGTGTCTCTAAGCAGAGTTTGGTGATGGGGGCGTACATGGACCTGCTGCTGAAGGGTCACACGGACACATAA
- the LOC134879322 gene encoding uncharacterized protein LOC134879322 isoform X2, producing MPSNVEIKAKVSNPMQFAKRASELSQSEGTIIRQHDTFFNCTQGRLKLRDFMNESGQLIFYERPDTEGPKLSRYSISPTSDPPSLRTVLSDALGVKGEVCKERRLFLIGQTRVHLDAVEGLGDYMELEVVMRPEQTVEDGQKVAEELMQQLGVSKQSLVMGAYMDLLLKGHTDT from the exons ATGCCATCTAACGTGGAGATCAAAGCTAAAGTGAGCAACCCCATGCAATTTGCCAAGAGGGCCTCGgagctcagccaatcagagggcaCGATCATCAGGCAGCATGACACTTTCTTCAACTGCACCCAAGGACGCCTAAAGCTGCGGGACTTCATG AACGAGTCCGGTCAGCTGATCTTCTACGAGCGCCCCGACACCGAGGGACCCAAACTGTCCCGTTACTCCATCAGCCCGACCAGCGACCCCCCCTCTCTCAGG ACAGTCTTGTCAGACGCTCTCGGGGTCAAGGGGGAGGTGTGTAAAGAGCGACGGCTGTTCCTGATTGGTCAGACCAGAGTACATCTGGATGCAGTGGAGGGGCTTGGAGACTACATGGAGCTggag gtgGTGATGCGTCCAGAGCAGACCGTAGAGGACGGACAGAAG GTGGCGGAGGAGCTGATGCAGCAGCTCGGTGTCTCTAAGCAGAGTTTGGTGATGGGGGCGTACATGGACCTGCTGCTGAAGGGTCACACGGACACATAA